In the genome of Raphanus sativus cultivar WK10039 chromosome 4, ASM80110v3, whole genome shotgun sequence, one region contains:
- the LOC108850876 gene encoding glucan endo-1,3-beta-D-glucosidase has translation MSPFSTLIVILLSAIMIHHLPLASATQWCVASPTSKDRQLEDNLGFACANGVDCRPILEGGACYNPNTPLSHASYVMNAYYATHERTDYACKFFFPNSAMLTTTNPSYGSCVYA, from the coding sequence ATGTCACCGTTTTCGACGCTCATTGTTATCCTCCTATCCGCCATCATGATTCACCACCTTCCATTGGCAAGCGCCACACAatggtgcgtggcctctccGACGTCGAAAGACAGGCAGCTAGAAGACAACCTCGGGTTTGCATGCGCTAACGGAGTTGATTGCAGACCAATCCTAGAAGGTGGAGCCTGTTACAACCCCAATACTCCATTAAGCCATGCGTCTTACGTGATGAACGCGTATTACGCAACCCACGAGCGCACCGACTACGCGTGCAAGTTTTTTTTCCCAAACAGTGCCATGTTGACTACTACAAACCCTAGTTATGGTAGTTGTGTCTATGCCTAA
- the LOC130510730 gene encoding mitogen-activated protein kinase 12-like: MDHENVTAIKDIVRPPQRDIFNDVYIVYELMDTDLQRVLRSNQTLSHDQCRFFVYQLLRGLKYVHLANILHRDLRPSNVLLNSKHELKIGDFGLARTTSDTDFMTEYVVTRWYRAPELLLNCSEYTAAIDIWSVGCILGEIMTGQPLFPGKDYVHQLRLITEVNKTNISLSSVLLKPKQIINALTKLPKASSSCQIHFF; this comes from the exons ATGGATCATGAGAAC GTCACAGCCATCAAGGATATTGTAAGACCACCGCAAAGAGATATATTCAACGATGTCTACATTGTCTATGAGTTAATGGACACTGATCTCCAACGTGTCCTCCGTTCTAACCAAACCTTAAGCCATGATCAGTGTCGC TTCTTTGTGTACCAGCTCTTAAGAGGGCTCAAGTACGTGCACTTGGCCAACATATTACATCGTGATCTAAGGCCAAGCAACGTGCTGCTTAACTCCAAACAcgagctaaagattggtgatTTTGGGCTTGCGAGAACAACTTCAGACACGGACTTCATGACTGAATACGTCGTTACGCGTTGGTACAGAGCTCCTGAGTTGCTTCTTAACTGCTCAGAGTACACCGCAGCTATAGATATTTGGTCAGTGGGTTGTATACTGGGCGAAATCATGACGGGTCAGCCTTTGTTTCCTGGCAAAGACTATGTTCATCAGCTTAGGCTTATCACAGaggtaaacaaaacaaacatcaGTTTGTCATCGGTTCTCCTCAAACCAAAGCAAATCATCAATGCTCTTACTAAGCTACCCAAAGCTTCATCAAGTTGTCAAATCCATTTCTTTTGA
- the LOC108849771 gene encoding ABC transporter G family member 31 isoform X1, which yields MAAAWNGSEYFDIDVETGRQSFARPSNAETVEQDEEDLRWAAAGRLPSQRQGSHLAVLRRSETQTQTSGYADGNVVQTIDVRKLDRSDREMVVRQALATSDQDNYKLLSAIKERLDRVGMEVPKIEVRFEHLNVEADVQAGTRALPTLVNVSRDFIERLLSSLRIMKTRKHKLTILKDISGIIKPGRMTLLLGPPGSGKSTLLLALAGKLDKSLKKTGNITYNGENLDEFHVKRTSAYISQTDNHIAELTVRETLDFAARCQGASEGFAGYMKDLTRLEKERGVHPSSEIDAFMKAASVSGSKHSVSTDYVLRVLGLDVCSDTMVGNDMMRGVSGGQRKRVTTGEMTVGPRKTLFMDEISTGLDSSTTFQIVKCVRNFVHLMDGTVLMALLQPAPETFDLFDDLILLSEGYMVYQGPRQDVVGFFESLGFRLPPRKGVADFLQEVTSKKDQAQYWADPSKPYQFIPVSDIAAAFRNSNYGHAADSKLATPFNKSSADPSALCRTQFAISGWENLKVCFEREILLINRHRFLYTFRTCQVAFVGFVTATVFLRTRLHPTNEAYGNEYLSCLFFGLVHMMFNGFSELPLMISRLPVFYKQRDNSFHPAWSWSIASWILRVPYSILEAVVWTCVVYYSVGLAPSAGRFFRYMLLLFSVHQMALGLFRMLASVARDMVIANTFGSASILAVFLLGGFVIPKDDIKPWWTWGFWISPLSYGQRAIAVNEFTATRWMQPSAISNTTIGLNFLKLRSFPSNDNWYWIGVGVLICYALLFNNIVTLALAYLNPLKKARAVVLEDLNEETQTDSVSNAKQGRSEKKGMILPFKPLTMTFHNVNYYVDMPKEMRSQGVPETRLQLLSNVSGVFSPGVLTALVGSSGAGKTTLMDVLAGRKTGGYTEGDIRISGYPKEQQTFARISGYVEQNDIHSPQVTVEESLWFSARLRLPKEISKEKKKEFVEEVMRLVELDSLRYALVGLPGTTGLSTEQRKRLTIAVELVANPSIIFMDEPTSGLDARAAAIVMRTVRNTVDTGRTVVCTIHQPSIDIFEAFDELLLMKRGGQVIYGGKLGEHSHVMVDYFQGINGVPGISSGYNPATWMLEVTTPALEEKFSMDFADLYKKSEQFREVEANIKQLSVPPEGSEPIKFDSIYSQNQLSQFLLCLWKQNLVYWRSPEYNLVRLIFTTVAAVILGTVFWDIGSKRDSTQDLITVMGALYSACLFLGVSNASSVQPIVSIERTVFYREKAAGMYGPIPYAAAQGLVEIPYILAQTILYGVITYFTIGFERTLSKFVLYLVFMFLTFTYFTFYGMMAVGLTPNQHLAAVISSAFYSLWNLLSGFLVQKPLIPVWWIWFYYICPVAWTLQGIILSQLGDVESIIKEPMFNGTVKQFIEQYFGFKPDMIGVSAAVLVGFCALFFSGFALSVRFLNFQRR from the exons ATGGCGGCTGCGTGGAACGGGAGTGAGTATTTCGACATCGACGTTGAAACCGGTAGACAATCGTTCGCGCGGCCGTCGAACGCCGAGACTGTCGAGCAAGACGAGGAAGATCTGAGATGGGCCGCCGCGGGAAGGTTACCGTCGCAGAGGCAAGGGAGCCATCTAGCGGTTCTGCGTCGGTCGGAGACGCAGACGCAGACTTCTGGTTACGCAGACGGGAACGTCGTGCAGACGATCGACGTTAGGAAGCTTGATCGTTCTGATCGTGAGATGGTTGTTCGTCAGGCTCTTGCCACTAGCGATCAGGATAACTACAAGCTCCTCTCCGCTATTAAAGAACGTCTCGATAg AGTTGGAATGGAAGTTCCTAAGATTGAAGTCCGGTTTGAGCATTTGAATGTTGAGGCTGATGTTCAAGCTGGTACGAGAGCTTTACCGACTTTGGTTAACGTTTCTCGTGATTTCATTGAg CGTCTCTTAAGCAGCTTGAGGATAATGAAGACTAGAAAACACAAGCTTACGATATTGAAAGATATTAGTGGGATTATCAAACCTGGAAG GATGACTTTGCTGTTAGGACCACCCGGTTCGGGGAAGTCGACTTTACTTCTTGCTCTTGCAGGGAAGCTTGATAAAAGTTTGAAG AAAACGGGTAACATCACTTACAACGGAGAGAATCTTGATGAGTTCCATGTTAAAAGGACTTCAGCATATATTAGTCAAACAGATAATCACATTGCTGAACTCACTGTTCGTGAAACGCTTGATTTTGCTGCGAGATGTCAGGGTGCAAGCGAAGGATTTGCAG GTTACATGAAAGATCTAACCCGGTTAGAGAAAGAGAGGGGTGTACATCCTTCTTCTGAGATTGATGCTTTTATGAAG gcTGCTTCTGTCAGTGGTAGTAAGCATAGTGTTTCCACAGATTATGTGCTTAGAGTGCTTGGTCTTGATGTATGTTCCGATACAATGGTTGGTAATGACATGATGAGAGGTGTTTCAGGAGGTCAAAGGAAAAGAGTAACAACAG GGGAGATGACTGTTGGGCCAAGAAAAACGTTGTTCATGGATGAAATATCTACTGGTCTTGATAGCTCAACAACTTTCCAGATTGTGAAATGTGTCAGAAACTTTGTCCATCTAATGGATGGAACGGTTCTCATGGCACTTCTTCAGCCTGCGCCAGAAACATTTGATCTCTTTGACGATTTGATTCTTCTATCAGAAGGTTACATGGTGTATCAAGGTCCTCGACAAGATGTGGTTGGGTTTTTCGAGTCTCTAGGATTCCGTCTCCCACCACGTAAAGGTGTTGCAGATTTTCTCCAAGAG GTGACGTCCAAAAAGGATCAAGCTCAGTACTGGGCAGATCCTTCTAAGCCTTACCAGTTCATTCCTGTCTCAGACATAGCTGCTGCATTCCGCAACTCGAACTACGGTCATGCAGCAGATTCCAAGCTTGCAACACCATTTAACAAGTCATCTGCGGATCCTTCAGCTTTGTGCAGAACACAATTTGCAATATCAGGATGGGAGAACCTTAAAGTTTGCTTCGAACGAGAGATACTATTGATCAACCGGCACAGGTTTCTTTACACTTTTAGGACATGTcag GTTGCATTTGTGGGATTTGTCACAGCCACGGTGTTTTTGAGAACAAGATTACACCCAACGAACGAAGCATATGGAAACGAGTATCTATCTTGCCTTTTCTTCGGCCTAGTACATATGATGTTCAATGGGTTCTCTGAGCTGCCTCTCATGATATCACGTCTCCCGGTTTTCTACAAGCAAAGGGATAACTCGTTTCATCCTGCTTGGTCCTGGTCTATTGCTAGCTGGATCTTGCGTGTGCCTTACTCTATCCTTGAAGCTGTTGTCTGGACTTGTGTGGTATACTACAGTGTGGGACTTGCTCCCTCAGCAGGCAG GTTTTTCCGGTACATGTTACTCCTCTTCTCGGTGCATCAAATGGCTCTCGGTTTGTTTCGTATGCTGGCTTCTGTAGCAAGGGACATGGTCATTGCTAATACATTCGGATCCGCATCAATCTTAGCAGTGTTCTTGCTTGGCGGATTCGTTATTCCAAAAG ATGATATTAAACCCTGGTGGACTTGGGGGTTTTGGATATCACCTTTATCATATGGGCAACGTGCCATTGCGGTCAATGAATTCACAGCCACGAGGTGGATGCAG CCATCGGCTATATCAAATACAACAATTGGACTTAACTTTCTCAAGCTACGAAGTTTCCCCTCAAATGACAACTGGTATTGGATTGGAGTTGGTGTACTCATTTGTTATGCACTTCTCTTCAACAACATCGTCACTCTCGCCTTGGCTTATCTTAACC CTCTAAAAAAGGCTCGAGCAGTTGTTTTAGAAGATCTCAACGAAGAAACCCAAACTGATTCAGTATCAAATGCAAAACAAGGAAGAAGTGAGAAGAAAGGAATGATTCTTCCATTcaaaccattaacaatgactTTCCACAATGTTAACTATTATGTTGATATGCCAAAG GAAATGCGTTCTCAAGGTGTACCAGAGACAAGACTACAGCTGTTATCAAACGTGAGTGGAGTCTTCTCGCCTGGTGTTCTCACAGCTTTAGTTGGATCAAGTGGTGCAGGAAAGACCACATTGATGGATGTTCTTGCTGGTCGAAAGACAGGTGGATATACCGAGGGAGATATCAGAATCTCTGGTTACCCGAAAGAACAACAAACATTTGCTAGAATCTCTGGATACGTTGAGCAGAACGATATACACTCTCCTCAAGTCACAGTTGAAGAGTCCCTTTGGTTCTCCGCTAGACTTCGTCTCCCTAAAGAGAtcagcaaagaaaaaaagaaa GAGTTTGTGGAAGAAGTTATGAGATTAGTGGAGCTTGATAGTCTGAGATATGCGCTAGTTGGTTTACCTGGTACAACAGGACTGTCTACAGAACAGAGGAAACGTCTAACAATTGCTGTTGAGTTAGTGGCGAATCCTTCCATAATTTTCATGGATGAACCAACGTCTGGACTTGATGCAAGAGCGGCTGCGATTGTGATGAGAACGGTTAGGAACACTGTTGACACTGGAAGGACAGTTGTTTGCACTATTCATCAACCCAGCATTGACATTTTTGAGGCTTTTGACGAG CTGCTTCTAATGAAACGAGGGGGACAGGTTATATATGGTGGAAAATTAGGCGAACACTCGCATGTTATGGTAGACTACTTTCAG GGTATTAACGGAGTCCCTGGGATCTCAAGTGGTTACAACCCAGCAACTTGGATGCTTGAAGTAACTACGCCTGCTTTGGAGGAGAAATTTAGCATGGATTTTGCTGATTTATATAAGAAATCTGAACAGTTTAG AGAAGTGGAGGCAAACATCAAGCAACTCAGTGTTCCACCAGAAGGCTCAGAGCCAATAAAGTTCGATTCAATATACTCACAAAACCAACTCTCTCAGTTTCTACTCTGCCTCTGGAAACAGAACCTTGTCTACTGGAGAAGTCCAGAGTACAACCTCGTGAGACTGATCTTCACAACGGTCGCCGCCGTTATACTCGGCACGGTCTTCTGGGACATTGGTTCCAAGAGAGATTCCACGCAAGATTTGATCACTGTGATGGGAGCTCTTTACTCTGCTTGCCTGTTTCTTGGAGTCAGTAACGCCTCGTCAGTACAACCAATCGTGTCGATCGAAAGAACGGTTTTCTACAGAGAGAAAGCTGCGGGAATGTATGGTCCAATCCCCTATGCAGCTGCTCAGGGGCTTGTGGAGATACCTTACATTCTCGCCCAAACCATTCTCTACGGTGTCATCACATACTTCACCATTGGTTTTGAGAGAACTTTGAGTAAGTTTGTGCTCTACTTGGTGTTCATGTTCCTCACTTTCACCTACTTCACCTTCTACGGCATGATGGCCGTTGGTCTCACCCCGAATCAGCACTTAGCTGCTGTGATCTCCTCTGCGTTTTACTCTCTTTGGAACCTCCTATCTGGTTTCCTCGTCCAAAAGCCT TTGATTCCAGTGTGGTGGATATGGTTCTATTACATATGTCCAGTGGCGTGGACACTTCAAGGTATAATCCTCTCGCAGCTTGGTGACGTGGAGAGCATCATCAAGGAGCCAATGTTCAATGGAACGGTCAAGCAGTTCATTGAACAGTACTTTGGGTTCAAACCAGACATGATAGGTGTGTCTGCTGCCGTTCTTGTCGGATTTTGCGCTCTCTTCTTCTCTGGATTCGCACTTTCAGTCAGGTTCCTCAATTTCCAGAGAAGATAA
- the LOC108849771 gene encoding ABC transporter G family member 31 isoform X2 produces MAAAWNGSEYFDIDVETGRQSFARPSNAETVEQDEEDLRWAAAGRLPSQRQGSHLAVLRRSETQTQTSGYADGNVVQTIDVRKLDRSDREMVVRQALATSDQDNYKLLSAIKERLDRVGMEVPKIEVRFEHLNVEADVQAGTRALPTLVNVSRDFIERLLSSLRIMKTRKHKLTILKDISGIIKPGRMTLLLGPPGSGKSTLLLALAGKLDKSLKKTGNITYNGENLDEFHVKRTSAYISQTDNHIAELTVRETLDFAARCQGASEGFAGYMKDLTRLEKERGVHPSSEIDAFMKAASVSGSKHSVSTDYVLRVLGLDVCSDTMVGNDMMRGVSGGQRKRVTTGEMTVGPRKTLFMDEISTGLDSSTTFQIVKCVRNFVHLMDGTVLMALLQPAPETFDLFDDLILLSEGYMVYQGPRQDVVGFFESLGFRLPPRKGVADFLQEVTSKKDQAQYWADPSKPYQFIPVSDIAAAFRNSNYGHAADSKLATPFNKSSADPSALCRTQFAISGWENLKVCFEREILLINRHRFLYTFRTCQVAFVGFVTATVFLRTRLHPTNEAYGNEYLSCLFFGLVHMMFNGFSELPLMISRLPVFYKQRDNSFHPAWSWSIASWILRVPYSILEAVVWTCVVYYSVGLAPSAGRFFRYMLLLFSVHQMALGLFRMLASVARDMVIANTFGSASILAVFLLGGFVIPKDDIKPWWTWGFWISPLSYGQRAIAVNEFTATRWMQPSAISNTTIGLNFLKLRSFPSNDNWYWIGVGVLICYALLFNNIVTLALAYLNPLKKARAVVLEDLNEETQTDSVSNAKQGRSEKKGMILPFKPLTMTFHNVNYYVDMPKEMRSQGVPETRLQLLSNVSGVFSPGVLTALVGSSGAGKTTLMDVLAGRKTGGYTEGDIRISGYPKEQQTFARISGYVEQNDIHSPQVTVEESLWFSARLRLPKEISKEKKKFVEEVMRLVELDSLRYALVGLPGTTGLSTEQRKRLTIAVELVANPSIIFMDEPTSGLDARAAAIVMRTVRNTVDTGRTVVCTIHQPSIDIFEAFDELLLMKRGGQVIYGGKLGEHSHVMVDYFQGINGVPGISSGYNPATWMLEVTTPALEEKFSMDFADLYKKSEQFREVEANIKQLSVPPEGSEPIKFDSIYSQNQLSQFLLCLWKQNLVYWRSPEYNLVRLIFTTVAAVILGTVFWDIGSKRDSTQDLITVMGALYSACLFLGVSNASSVQPIVSIERTVFYREKAAGMYGPIPYAAAQGLVEIPYILAQTILYGVITYFTIGFERTLSKFVLYLVFMFLTFTYFTFYGMMAVGLTPNQHLAAVISSAFYSLWNLLSGFLVQKPLIPVWWIWFYYICPVAWTLQGIILSQLGDVESIIKEPMFNGTVKQFIEQYFGFKPDMIGVSAAVLVGFCALFFSGFALSVRFLNFQRR; encoded by the exons ATGGCGGCTGCGTGGAACGGGAGTGAGTATTTCGACATCGACGTTGAAACCGGTAGACAATCGTTCGCGCGGCCGTCGAACGCCGAGACTGTCGAGCAAGACGAGGAAGATCTGAGATGGGCCGCCGCGGGAAGGTTACCGTCGCAGAGGCAAGGGAGCCATCTAGCGGTTCTGCGTCGGTCGGAGACGCAGACGCAGACTTCTGGTTACGCAGACGGGAACGTCGTGCAGACGATCGACGTTAGGAAGCTTGATCGTTCTGATCGTGAGATGGTTGTTCGTCAGGCTCTTGCCACTAGCGATCAGGATAACTACAAGCTCCTCTCCGCTATTAAAGAACGTCTCGATAg AGTTGGAATGGAAGTTCCTAAGATTGAAGTCCGGTTTGAGCATTTGAATGTTGAGGCTGATGTTCAAGCTGGTACGAGAGCTTTACCGACTTTGGTTAACGTTTCTCGTGATTTCATTGAg CGTCTCTTAAGCAGCTTGAGGATAATGAAGACTAGAAAACACAAGCTTACGATATTGAAAGATATTAGTGGGATTATCAAACCTGGAAG GATGACTTTGCTGTTAGGACCACCCGGTTCGGGGAAGTCGACTTTACTTCTTGCTCTTGCAGGGAAGCTTGATAAAAGTTTGAAG AAAACGGGTAACATCACTTACAACGGAGAGAATCTTGATGAGTTCCATGTTAAAAGGACTTCAGCATATATTAGTCAAACAGATAATCACATTGCTGAACTCACTGTTCGTGAAACGCTTGATTTTGCTGCGAGATGTCAGGGTGCAAGCGAAGGATTTGCAG GTTACATGAAAGATCTAACCCGGTTAGAGAAAGAGAGGGGTGTACATCCTTCTTCTGAGATTGATGCTTTTATGAAG gcTGCTTCTGTCAGTGGTAGTAAGCATAGTGTTTCCACAGATTATGTGCTTAGAGTGCTTGGTCTTGATGTATGTTCCGATACAATGGTTGGTAATGACATGATGAGAGGTGTTTCAGGAGGTCAAAGGAAAAGAGTAACAACAG GGGAGATGACTGTTGGGCCAAGAAAAACGTTGTTCATGGATGAAATATCTACTGGTCTTGATAGCTCAACAACTTTCCAGATTGTGAAATGTGTCAGAAACTTTGTCCATCTAATGGATGGAACGGTTCTCATGGCACTTCTTCAGCCTGCGCCAGAAACATTTGATCTCTTTGACGATTTGATTCTTCTATCAGAAGGTTACATGGTGTATCAAGGTCCTCGACAAGATGTGGTTGGGTTTTTCGAGTCTCTAGGATTCCGTCTCCCACCACGTAAAGGTGTTGCAGATTTTCTCCAAGAG GTGACGTCCAAAAAGGATCAAGCTCAGTACTGGGCAGATCCTTCTAAGCCTTACCAGTTCATTCCTGTCTCAGACATAGCTGCTGCATTCCGCAACTCGAACTACGGTCATGCAGCAGATTCCAAGCTTGCAACACCATTTAACAAGTCATCTGCGGATCCTTCAGCTTTGTGCAGAACACAATTTGCAATATCAGGATGGGAGAACCTTAAAGTTTGCTTCGAACGAGAGATACTATTGATCAACCGGCACAGGTTTCTTTACACTTTTAGGACATGTcag GTTGCATTTGTGGGATTTGTCACAGCCACGGTGTTTTTGAGAACAAGATTACACCCAACGAACGAAGCATATGGAAACGAGTATCTATCTTGCCTTTTCTTCGGCCTAGTACATATGATGTTCAATGGGTTCTCTGAGCTGCCTCTCATGATATCACGTCTCCCGGTTTTCTACAAGCAAAGGGATAACTCGTTTCATCCTGCTTGGTCCTGGTCTATTGCTAGCTGGATCTTGCGTGTGCCTTACTCTATCCTTGAAGCTGTTGTCTGGACTTGTGTGGTATACTACAGTGTGGGACTTGCTCCCTCAGCAGGCAG GTTTTTCCGGTACATGTTACTCCTCTTCTCGGTGCATCAAATGGCTCTCGGTTTGTTTCGTATGCTGGCTTCTGTAGCAAGGGACATGGTCATTGCTAATACATTCGGATCCGCATCAATCTTAGCAGTGTTCTTGCTTGGCGGATTCGTTATTCCAAAAG ATGATATTAAACCCTGGTGGACTTGGGGGTTTTGGATATCACCTTTATCATATGGGCAACGTGCCATTGCGGTCAATGAATTCACAGCCACGAGGTGGATGCAG CCATCGGCTATATCAAATACAACAATTGGACTTAACTTTCTCAAGCTACGAAGTTTCCCCTCAAATGACAACTGGTATTGGATTGGAGTTGGTGTACTCATTTGTTATGCACTTCTCTTCAACAACATCGTCACTCTCGCCTTGGCTTATCTTAACC CTCTAAAAAAGGCTCGAGCAGTTGTTTTAGAAGATCTCAACGAAGAAACCCAAACTGATTCAGTATCAAATGCAAAACAAGGAAGAAGTGAGAAGAAAGGAATGATTCTTCCATTcaaaccattaacaatgactTTCCACAATGTTAACTATTATGTTGATATGCCAAAG GAAATGCGTTCTCAAGGTGTACCAGAGACAAGACTACAGCTGTTATCAAACGTGAGTGGAGTCTTCTCGCCTGGTGTTCTCACAGCTTTAGTTGGATCAAGTGGTGCAGGAAAGACCACATTGATGGATGTTCTTGCTGGTCGAAAGACAGGTGGATATACCGAGGGAGATATCAGAATCTCTGGTTACCCGAAAGAACAACAAACATTTGCTAGAATCTCTGGATACGTTGAGCAGAACGATATACACTCTCCTCAAGTCACAGTTGAAGAGTCCCTTTGGTTCTCCGCTAGACTTCGTCTCCCTAAAGAGAtcagcaaagaaaaaaagaaa TTTGTGGAAGAAGTTATGAGATTAGTGGAGCTTGATAGTCTGAGATATGCGCTAGTTGGTTTACCTGGTACAACAGGACTGTCTACAGAACAGAGGAAACGTCTAACAATTGCTGTTGAGTTAGTGGCGAATCCTTCCATAATTTTCATGGATGAACCAACGTCTGGACTTGATGCAAGAGCGGCTGCGATTGTGATGAGAACGGTTAGGAACACTGTTGACACTGGAAGGACAGTTGTTTGCACTATTCATCAACCCAGCATTGACATTTTTGAGGCTTTTGACGAG CTGCTTCTAATGAAACGAGGGGGACAGGTTATATATGGTGGAAAATTAGGCGAACACTCGCATGTTATGGTAGACTACTTTCAG GGTATTAACGGAGTCCCTGGGATCTCAAGTGGTTACAACCCAGCAACTTGGATGCTTGAAGTAACTACGCCTGCTTTGGAGGAGAAATTTAGCATGGATTTTGCTGATTTATATAAGAAATCTGAACAGTTTAG AGAAGTGGAGGCAAACATCAAGCAACTCAGTGTTCCACCAGAAGGCTCAGAGCCAATAAAGTTCGATTCAATATACTCACAAAACCAACTCTCTCAGTTTCTACTCTGCCTCTGGAAACAGAACCTTGTCTACTGGAGAAGTCCAGAGTACAACCTCGTGAGACTGATCTTCACAACGGTCGCCGCCGTTATACTCGGCACGGTCTTCTGGGACATTGGTTCCAAGAGAGATTCCACGCAAGATTTGATCACTGTGATGGGAGCTCTTTACTCTGCTTGCCTGTTTCTTGGAGTCAGTAACGCCTCGTCAGTACAACCAATCGTGTCGATCGAAAGAACGGTTTTCTACAGAGAGAAAGCTGCGGGAATGTATGGTCCAATCCCCTATGCAGCTGCTCAGGGGCTTGTGGAGATACCTTACATTCTCGCCCAAACCATTCTCTACGGTGTCATCACATACTTCACCATTGGTTTTGAGAGAACTTTGAGTAAGTTTGTGCTCTACTTGGTGTTCATGTTCCTCACTTTCACCTACTTCACCTTCTACGGCATGATGGCCGTTGGTCTCACCCCGAATCAGCACTTAGCTGCTGTGATCTCCTCTGCGTTTTACTCTCTTTGGAACCTCCTATCTGGTTTCCTCGTCCAAAAGCCT TTGATTCCAGTGTGGTGGATATGGTTCTATTACATATGTCCAGTGGCGTGGACACTTCAAGGTATAATCCTCTCGCAGCTTGGTGACGTGGAGAGCATCATCAAGGAGCCAATGTTCAATGGAACGGTCAAGCAGTTCATTGAACAGTACTTTGGGTTCAAACCAGACATGATAGGTGTGTCTGCTGCCGTTCTTGTCGGATTTTGCGCTCTCTTCTTCTCTGGATTCGCACTTTCAGTCAGGTTCCTCAATTTCCAGAGAAGATAA
- the LOC108848571 gene encoding acyl-lipid omega-3 desaturase (cytochrome b5), endoplasmic reticulum — protein MVVAMDQRSNVNGHSKEERFDPSAQPPFKIGDIRAAIPKHCWIKSPLRSMSYVARDIFAVLALAVAAVYFDSWFFWPLYWAAQGTLFWAIFVLGHDCGHGSFSDIPLLNTAVGHILHSFILVPYHGWRISHRTHHQNHGHVENDESWVPLPEKLYKNLSHSTRMLRYTVPLPMLAYPLYLWYRSPGKEGSHYNPYSSLFAPSERKLIATSTTCWSIMLATLLYLSFLVGPVTVLKVYGVPYIIFVMWLDAVTYLHHHGHDDKLPWYRGKEWSYLRGGLTTVDRDYGIFNNIHHDIGTHVIHHLFPQIPHYHLVEATKAAKHVLGRYYREPKTSGAIPIHLVESLVASIKKDHYVSDTGDIVFYETDPDLYVYASDKTKIN, from the exons ATGGTTGTCGCTATGGACCAGCGTAGCAATGTGAACGGACATTCCAAGGAAGAAAGGTTTGATCCGAGCGCACAACCACCGTTTAAGATCGGAGATATAAGGGCCGCCATTCCTAAGCATTGTTGGATAAAGAGTCCTTTGAGATCCATGAGCTACGTCGCGAGAGACATTTTCGCCGTCTTGGCTCTGGCCGTCGCCGCCGTGTATTTTGATAGCTGGTTCTTCTGGCCTCTTTATTGGGCCGCCCAAGGAACCCTTTTCTGGGCTATCTTCGTACTCGGCCACGACtg TGGACATGGAAGCTTCTCAGACATTCCTCTTCTGAATACTGCGGTTGGTCATATTCTCCATTCCTTCATCCTAGTTCCATACCATGGTTG GAGAATAAGCCATCGGACACACCACCAGAACCATGGCCATGTTGAAAACGACGAGTCTTGGGTTCCG TTGCCAGAAAAATTATACAAGAATTTGTCCCACAGTACACGGATGCTCAGATACACTGTCCCTCTCCCCATGCTCGCTTACCCTCTCTATCTG TGGTACAGAAGTCCTGGTAAAGAAGGGTCACATTATAACCCATACAGTAGTTTATTTGCTCCAAGCGAGAGAAAGCTTATTGCAACTTCAACTACTTGCTGGTCGATCATGTTGGCCACTCTTCTTTATCTATCCTTCCTCGTTGGTCCAGTCACAGTTCTCAAAGTCTATGGTGTTCCTTACATC ATCTTTGTGATGTGGTTGGACGCTGTCACGTACTTGCATCATCATGGCCACGATGATAAGTTGCCTTGGTACAGAGGCAAG GAATGGAGTTATTTACGTGGAGGATTAACAACTGTTGATAGAGATTACGGGATCTTCAACAACATTCATCACGATATTGGAACTCACGTGATCCATCATCTTTTCCCACAAATCCCTCACTATCACTTGGTCGAAGCC ACGAAAGCAGCTAAACATGTGTTGGGTAGATACTACAGAGAACCAAAGACGTCAGGAGCAATACCGATCCACTTGGTGGAAAGTTTGGTGGCAAGTATTAAGAAAGATCATTATGTCAGTGACACTGGTGATATTGTCTTCTACGAGACAGATCCAGATCTCTACGTTTATGCTTCtgacaaaaccaaaatcaattAA